AACGCCGGGGACGGCGTTCACTACACCTTGCGGGCTACTCCGGACGCTATCGCGGCCTTTTTCACGGCTTCTGCTACTGCGGGAGCCACTCTTGGATCAAACGGGGCGGGGATTATATAGTCCGCGCGCAGCTCGTCGTCCCCTACTAGGGAGGCTATGGCGAAGGCTGCGGCTATCTTCATCTCGTCGTTGATGTCGGATGCCCTTACATCCAGCGCGCCTCGGAATATCCCGGGGAAGGCGAGTACGTTATTGATCTGGTTGGCAAAGTCGCTGCGTCCCGTCCCGACAACGGACGCGCCAGCTTCCACGGCAAGCTCTGGCATAATTTCGGGCGTGGGATTGCTCATGGGGAAGAGGATGGGGTTTTTTGCCATCCCTCTGACCATGTCAGGAGTGACGGTGTTA
This genomic interval from Patescibacteria group bacterium contains the following:
- a CDS encoding NAD-dependent malic enzyme; this encodes NTVTPDMVRGMAKNPILFPMSNPTPEIMPELAVEAGASVVGTGRSDFANQINNVLAFPGIFRGALDVRASDINDEMKIAAAFAIASLVGDDELRADYIIPAPFDPRVAPAVAEAVKKAAIASGVARKV